In the Ursus arctos isolate Adak ecotype North America unplaced genomic scaffold, UrsArc2.0 scaffold_19, whole genome shotgun sequence genome, one interval contains:
- the LOC113247403 gene encoding LOW QUALITY PROTEIN: killer cell immunoglobulin-like receptor 3DL3 (The sequence of the model RefSeq protein was modified relative to this genomic sequence to represent the inferred CDS: inserted 2 bases in 2 codons), protein MSPVVISLTCLGFFFIRKIWAQMGGQDKPSLSAWPSPVVPQGQHVTLPCRSHHKFDTFRLYKDNGILISKLHGAISQKGFLVGPVTPTHAGTYRCCGSYPGSSSVWSAPSDPLVIVVTGIYRKPSLLAQPGPLVKSGGNVTLLCCSEIVFESFIFHRGGVSKDLWYLAGQRHHXGSHANFSMGPVTAAHGGTYRYFGSLNCSFHEWSAPSDPLDIMITGLHQKPSLGAQPGAVVRSGENVTFSCCSESSFDVYHLSRDEQPRERWLAKGQRRGGESQADFPLGPAHSALGRTYRCHGSFNRSPCEWSGPSDPLYLSITGNSSTSCLPSTKPTCETGNPRHLHVLAGPLVAIVFLAVLLFFLTRRWCPAKENVATMNREPEVDRMVSRGDPQAEDPPEVIYTQLDHCISMXEKTTPPSQRPEESLRDDGVYVELATC, encoded by the exons ATGTCACCTGTGGTCATCAGCCTCACATGTCTTG GGTTCTTCTTCATCCGGAAGATCTGGGCACAAATGG gtgGTCAGGACAAGCCCTCCCTATCTGCCTGGCCAAGCCCCGTGGTTCCTCAAggacagcatgtgactcttccttGTCGCTCCCATCACAAGTTTGACACATTCAGACTGTACAAGGACAATGGCATCCTCATCTCCAAGCTCCACGGCGCAATATCCCAGAAGGGCTTCCTCGTTGGCCCTGTAACCCCAACACATGCGGGGACTTACAGGTGTTGTGGATCCTAccctggctcctcctctgtgtGGTCAGCACCCAGTGACCCCCTGGTGATTGTGGTCACAG GAATCTACAGAAAACCTTCCCTGTTAGCCCAGCCAGGTCCCCTGGTGAAATCAGGAGGGAACGTGACCTTGCTTTGTTGCTCAGAGATCGTGTTTGAAAGCTTCATTTTTCACAGAGGGGGGGTATCCAAGGACCTCTGGTATCTTGCTGGGCAGCGCCATC GGGGTTCCCATGCTAACTTCTCCATGGGTCCTGTGACAGCTGCCCATGGGGGGACCTACAGGTACTTCGGTTCTCTCAATTGCTCCTTCCATGAGTGGTCTGCCCCCAGTGACCCCCTGGACATCATGATCACAG gTCTACACCAGAAACCTTCTCTCGGGGCCCAGCCGGGCGCCGTGGTGAGGTCAGGAGAGAACGTGACCTTCTCCTGCTGCTCCGAGAGTTCCTTTGACGTGTACCACCTGTCCAGGGACGAGCAGCCCCGTGAGCGCTGGCTCGCTAAGGGGCAGAGGCGTGGCGGTGAATCCCAGGCTGACTTCCCTCTGGGCCCCGCACACTCAGCCCTGGGCAGGACCTACAGATGCCATGGCTCTTTCAACCGCTCTCCCTGTGAGTGGTCAGGCCCGAGTGACCCACTGTACCTTTCTATCACAG GAAACTCTTCAACGAGTTGCCTCCCATCCACAAAACCAACCTGCGAAACTG GTAACCCCAGACACCTGCATGTTCTGGCTGGGCCCTTAGTGGCCATCGTCTTCCTCGctgtccttcttttcttcctcactcGTCGGTGGTGCCCTGCCAAAGAAA ATGTTGCTACAATGAACAGAGAGCCCGAGGTGGACAGAATGGTGAGCAGGGGG GACCCTCAGGCAGAAGACCCACCGGAGGTGATATACACACAGTTGGATCATTGCATTTCCA CGGAAAAAACCACTCCCCCTTCTCAGAGGCCTGAGGAATCCTTGCGTGATGACGGTGTGTACGTGGAACTTGCAACATGCTGA
- the FCAR gene encoding immunoglobulin alpha Fc receptor isoform X1, with amino-acid sequence MDLRDITLLCFVLCLSQKIRAQEGDFPIPIVSATPGSAIPCNESVKILCWGTPESYLYQLEIWGNSTFEVVEKKLGFQKEAEFLIEHMNPNTAGRYQCRYRKRDRWSECSKALELVVTGFYSKPGLSTDQGVEVLRGETVSLQCTSAHVPFDRFSLTKEGGATVSQSQSGGHQGSFVLGPVNQSFSGNYRCYGWYHSSPYVWSAPSDALGLVVTGRCTPAQPCVLLLGALASGRNTRGALRKNSRPVETVKRKRLSSTHHLIFTSSPRVLQTVRFKNTWSVESGAAQVQNPVKGH; translated from the exons ATGGACCTCAGAGACATCACCCTTCTCTGTTTCG TGCTCTGTCTCAGCCAGAAGATTCGGGCACAGGAAG GGGATTTTCCTATTCCTATCGTATCTGCCACACCTGGTTCTGCGATTCCCTGTAATGAGTCTGTGAAGATCCTGTGTTGGGGGACCCCCGAGTCTTACTTGTACCAACTGGAAATCTGGGGAAACTCCACATTCGAGGTGGTGGAGAAGAAGCTGGGGTTTCAGAAGGAGGCTGAATTCCTCATTGAACACATGAATCCGAACACTGCAGGACGTTACCAGTGCCGGTACAGGAAACGCGACCGCTGGTCGGAGTGCAGCAAAGCCTTGGAGCTGGTGGTGACAG GCTTCTACAGCAAACCCGGCCTCTCCACTGACCAGGGCGTTGAGGTGCTGCGAGGGGAGACTGTCTCCCTGCAGTGCACTTCAGCACACGTCCCATTTGATAGATTTTCCCTGACCAAGGAAGGAGGAGCCACCGTGTCACAGAGCCAAAGCGGGGGACACCAAGGCAGCTTCGTTCTAGGTCCTGTGAACCAAAGCTTCTCAGGGAACTACAGGTGCTATGGTTGGTACCACAGCAGCCCTTACGTGTGGTCAGCTCCCAGTGATGCCCTGGGGCTTGTGGTCACAGGTAGGTgtaccccagcccagccctgtgtCCTCCTCCTCGGGGCTTTGGCCTCCGGCAGGAATACAAGAGGAGCACTGAGAAAGAACAGCCGGCCAGTCGAGACTGTGAAGAGAAAAAGACTTTCATCCACACACCATTTGATTTTCACATCCTCTCCCAGAGTTCTCCAGACAGTGCGCTTTAAAAACACGTGGTCTGTTGAGAGTGGAGCGGCCCAAGTTCAGAATCCCGTTAAGGGGCATTGA